Proteins encoded together in one Camelina sativa cultivar DH55 chromosome 9, Cs, whole genome shotgun sequence window:
- the LOC104710891 gene encoding nitrilase 2 isoform X1, whose protein sequence is MSSAKEMSTVKNTAPVDGVAPSSIVRVTIVQASTVYNNTPATLDKAEKYIAEAASKGAELVLFPEAFIGGYPRGFRFGLAAGVHNEEGRDEFRKYHASAIKIPGPEVDRLAELAGKNNLYLVVGAIEKDGYTLYCTALFFSPQGRFLGKHRKLMPTTLERCIWGQGDGSTIPVYDTPIGKLGAAICWENRMPLYRTALYAKGIEIYCAPTADGSKEWQSSMMHIALEGGCFVLSACQFCLRKDFPDHPDYLFTDMDDNKEQDAIVSQGGSVIISPLGQVLAGPNFESEGLITADLDLGDIARAKLYFDAVGHYSRPDVLHLTVNEHPKKPVTFVTKVEKAEDDSKN, encoded by the exons ATGTCTAGTGCAAAAGAAATGTCAACTGTCAAAAACACAGCTCCAGTCGACGGCGTTGCCCCATCTTCCATCGTACGAGTTACCATCGTTCAAGCCTCCACCGTCTATAACAATACTCCTGCCACTCTAG ACAAGGCTGAGAAGTATATTGCGGAGGCGGCGAGCAAGGGAGCGGAGCTGGTCTTGTTCCCTGAGGCGTTTATCGGAGGTTATCCTCGAGGGTTTAGGTTCGGTTTGGCGGCAGGAGTGCACAACGAGGAAGGCCGTGATGAGTTCCGCAAATACCATGCTTCTGCTATTAAAATTCCTG GCCCTGAGGTAGACAGATTGGCTGAGCTGGCCGGGAAAAACAATTTGTACTTGGTAGTGGGAGCGATAGAGAAGGATGGGTATACACTCTATTGCACAGCCCTTTTCTTTAGTCCTCAAGGTCGGTTCTTGGGTAAGCACCGTAAGCTCATGCCCACAACTTTGGAACGTTGCATCTGGGGTCAAGGGGACGGATCAACCATCCCCGTTTACGACACTCCCATTGGCAAACTCGGTGCTGCTATTTGCTGGGAAAATAGGATGCCCCTCTACAGAACTGCATTGTACGCCAAAG GCATTGAGATTTATTGTGCACCAACTGCTGATGGTTCAAAGGAGTGGCAATCGTCAATGATGCACATTGCACTAGAAG GTGGATGTTTCGTGTTGTCGGCTTGCCAGTTCTGCCTGCGTAAAGACTTCCCTGACCATCCTGATTACTTGTTTACGGACATGGATGACAACAAAGAACAGGATGCTATTGTCTCCCAAGGCGGAAGTGTCATTATTTCACCTTTAGGACAGGTTCTTGCCGGACCAAACTTTGAATCAGAGGGTCTCATCACAGCTGATcttg ACCTTGGTGATATAGCAAGAGCCAAGTTGTACTTCGATGCGGTCGGACATTACTCAAGACCAGATGTTTTACACTTGACCGTAAATGAGCACCCAAAGAAACCGGTTACATTCGTGACGAAGGTGGAGAAAGCTGAGGATGACTCAAAAAATTAG
- the LOC104710891 gene encoding nitrilase 2 isoform X2, protein MSSAKEMSTVKNTAPVDGVAPSSIVRVTIVQASTVYNNTPATLDKAEKYIAEAASKGAELVLFPEAFIGGYPRGFRFGLAAGVHNEEGRDEFRKYHASAIKIPGPEVDRLAELAGKNNLYLVVGAIEKDGYTLYCTALFFSPQGRFLGKHRKLMPTTLERCIWGQGDGSTIPVYDTPIGKLGAAICWENRMPLYRTALYAKGIEIYCAPTADGSKEWQSSMMHIALEGGCFVLSACQFCLRKDFPDHPDYLFTDMDDNKEQDAIVSQGGSVIISPLGQVLAGPNFESEGLITADLDLGDIARAKLYFDAVGHYSRPDVLHLTVNEHPKKPVTFVTKVEKAEDDSKN, encoded by the exons ATGTCTAGTGCAAAAGAAATGTCAACTGTCAAAAACACAGCTCCAGTCGACGGCGTTGCCCCATCTTCCATCGTACGAGTTACCATCGTTCAAGCCTCCACCGTCTATAACAATACTCCTGCCACTCTAG ACAAGGCTGAGAAGTATATTGCGGAGGCGGCGAGCAAGGGAGCGGAGCTGGTCTTGTTCCCTGAGGCGTTTATCGGAGGTTATCCTCGAGGGTTTAGGTTCGGTTTGGCGGCAGGAGTGCACAACGAGGAAGGCCGTGATGAGTTCCGCAAATACCATGCTTCTGCTATTAAAATTCCTG GCCCTGAGGTAGACAGATTGGCTGAGCTGGCCGGGAAAAACAATTTGTACTTGGTAGTGGGAGCGATAGAGAAGGATGGGTATACACTCTATTGCACAGCCCTTTTCTTTAGTCCTCAAGGTCGGTTCTTGGGTAAGCACCGTAAGCTCATGCCCACAACTTTGGAACGTTGCATCTGGGGTCAAGGGGACGGATCAACCATCCCCGTTTACGACACTCCCATTGGCAAACTCGGTGCTGCTATTTGCTGGGAAAATAGGATGCCCCTCTACAGAACTGCATTGTACGCCAAAG GCATTGAGATTTATTGTGCACCAACTGCTGATGGTTCAAAGGAGTGGCAATCGTCAATGATGCACATTGCACTAGAAGGTGGATGTTTCGTGTTGTCGGCTTGCCAGTTCTGCCTGCGTAAAGACTTCCCTGACCATCCTGATTACTTGTTTACGGACATGGATGACAACAAAGAACAGGATGCTATTGTCTCCCAAGGCGGAAGTGTCATTATTTCACCTTTAGGACAGGTTCTTGCCGGACCAAACTTTGAATCAGAGG GTCTCATCACAGCTGATcttg ACCTTGGTGATATAGCAAGAGCCAAGTTGTACTTCGATGCGGTCGGACATTACTCAAGACCAGATGTTTTACACTTGACCGTAAATGAGCACCCAAAGAAACCGGTTACATTCGTGACGAAGGTGGAGAAAGCTGAGGATGACTCAAAAAATTAG